One segment of Drosophila mauritiana strain mau12 chromosome 3R, ASM438214v1, whole genome shotgun sequence DNA contains the following:
- the LOC117146031 gene encoding fidgetin has protein sequence MTVLQILFLLILVNSNGSQKTDLDVDEDPDHSGPEPIDGRSFFFLGTLFRRWRNRWMAYHNPDPIFAGPAYPISGYYNCPVYGCNPAAIGPQPGYYATPAGFYTMPLNQQQAQGNSNVYIYQSDQNSATSGSPMGYGYLSGASPIRPPPPFPPPPPGMPPSSSVGTVQASAGGYSGTGAGPGQRPGPFPIPLPQLG, from the coding sequence ATGACAGTGCTCCagattttatttttgctgATCCTGGTCAACAGCAATGGATCTCAGAAAACCGACttggatgtggatgaggaCCCAGACCATTCAGGACCAGAACCCATCGATGGACGATCGTTTTTCTTTCTGGGCACTTTGTTTCGTCGCTGGCGTAACCGCTGGATGGCCTATCACAATCCGGATCCCATATTCGCCGGCCCCGCCTATCCCATATCTGGTTATTACAATTGTCCTGTATATGGCTGCAACCCGGCGGCTATTGGTCCTCAACCAGGTTACTACGCTACACCTGCAGGATTTTACACCATGCCTCTGAATCAGCAGCAGGCTCAGGGGAACAGCAATGTCTATATCTATCAAAGTGATCAAAATTCCGCGACGTCTGGAAGTCCCATGGGCTATGGGTATTTGAGTGGGGCTTCGCCGATACGACCACCTCCGCCTTTCCCTCCACCACCCCCTGGTATGCCGCCGTCCTCATCCGTTGGAACGGTACAGGCCAGCGCAGGTGGGTATTCTGGAACAGGAGCAGGACCTGGACAACGGCCAGGACCGTTTCCAATACCCTTACCCCAGCTGGGATGA
- the LOC117145953 gene encoding glycine-rich cell wall structural protein, whose translation MVKISCSLVVLLSLCACSYAQYEYPQQRPSPGTGAQPTGGQVDNRILGNLLGGGGGLLGGGGGGGGLFGNLLGGLLGGNRPQPQPYPVPVPAYGGGFGGGYPIGGGGYAGGLPGGYPGGFGGGFGGGYGNPYGGYYG comes from the exons ATGGTCAAGATTAGCTGTTCG CTGGTGGTGCTCCTTTCGCTTTGCGCTTGTTCATACGCTCAATATGAGTATCCACAGCAGCGTCCTTCGCCGGGAACTGGAGCTCAGCCTACTGGTGGGCAAGTAGACAATCGTATCCTTGGAAATCTCCTCGGTGGCGGAGGAGGACTCCTTggaggcggcggtggcggaggAGGACTCTTCGGAAATTTGTTGGGCGGCCTTTTGGGTGGCAATCGTCCGCAACCACAGCCCTATCCAGTGCCAGTTCCCGCATATGGAGGCGGATTCGGCGGTGGATACCCAATTGGAGGAGGCGGATATGCTGGCGGTCTTCCTGGTGGTTATCCAGGTGGCTTTGGTGGCGGCTTCGGTGGCGGCTACGGTAATCCATACGGTGGATATTATGGCTAA
- the LOC117145713 gene encoding protein FAM98B, producing MRQNKITILGLALLLCFALAHSHGFGGKLGGGYAPVYNNFVPYPVAQPIPVAQPVPVPVAIPQPIPVPVPQPVVIPIKHGWKGGLGLGGFGGGYGGGFGGYQNFASASSFSSASSFGGGYGGLGGGIFRRR from the exons ATGAGGCAAAACAAG ATAACGATTTTGGGTCTGGCCCTGCTGCTTTGCTTTGCGCTTGCACACTCACATGGTTTTGGTGGAAAGCTTGGAGGAGGCTACGCCCCTGTCTACAACAACTTTGTCCCATATCCAGTTGCCCAACCGATCCCAGTGGCCCAACCTGTTCCAGTTCCCGTGGCTATTCCTCAACCAATTCCAGTCCCAGTCCCGCAACCAGTAGTTATTCCCATCAAACACGGATGGAAGGGCGGTCTAGGTCTAGGTGGATTTGGCGGAGGTTATGGCGGCGGTTTCGGAGGCTACCAGAACTTTGCCTCTGCCTCCTCTTTTAGCTCTGCCAGTTCATTTGGCGGCGGCTATGGCGGATTGGGTGGTGGCATCTTTAGGAGGCGCTGA